Below is a genomic region from Acidobacteriota bacterium.
CTCGACCGTAGTGACCGCTACGCTCTTCGCTCCCGAGCACGCGCTGAGGGGAAAATTCCTGCGCCAGGATCACACCCCCTGGTGAGAAATGCGGGCTAACCGGCCTGGACGAAAGCGCCCGGGCCCTCTGGAAGGGTCAATGCCGGTATACCTCTATCGCGGAAGATCCCGGACCGGAACCGAAGTACGCGGCCGGCGCCGGGCAGCTTCCAGGCAGGCGTTGGCCAATGTGCTGCGAAGAGAGCAGGTCAGGCCGGTGATGATCAAGGAAGAGGTCGACCGCCGCTTCTTTTCCCGAAGCCGGGGCCGTGTCAAACCCAAGGAGCTCGCAGTCTTCACCCGGCAATTCTCGGTCATGATCGACGCCGGATTGCCTCTGGTGCAGTGCCTGGATTCCTTGGGACAGCAGCAGGAAAACAGTGCCTTCCAAAGCGTGTTGCAGGCGGTGAGGGAGGACGTAGAGAGTGGGACTTCCCTGGCGTCGGCACTGGAACAACACCCCAGGGTCTTCGATCCCCTCTACAGCAGCATGGTGGCCGCAGGAGAGGCCGGAGGCATCCTGGACACCATTCTCCGGAGGCTGTCCACCTACATTGAGAAGGCGGTCAAGTTGAAGCGCGCGGTGGTGTCAGCCATGGTCTATCCGGCCGTGGTTCTGGCGGTCGCCATGGCAATCGTGCTTCTGGTCTTGTGGAAGGTGGTTCCGATGTTCACCACTCTCTTCGTCAGCCTCCAGGCCGAGCTTCCCTTGCCGACCCGGGT
It encodes:
- a CDS encoding type II secretion system F family protein, producing the protein MPVYLYRGRSRTGTEVRGRRRAASRQALANVLRREQVRPVMIKEEVDRRFFSRSRGRVKPKELAVFTRQFSVMIDAGLPLVQCLDSLGQQQENSAFQSVLQAVREDVESGTSLASALEQHPRVFDPLYSSMVAAGEAGGILDTILRRLSTYIEKAVKLKRAVVSAMVYPAVVLAVAMAIVLLVLWKVVPMFTTLFVSLQAELPLPTRVVIAISQLVGHTIPFLMLGAIGLAYTFRRYYATPGGRHAMDRALLRIPVLGGVMRKIAISRFSRTLATLLSGGVPILESLAITAGTAGNAVVEEAVLKTRGAVQEGKAMAETLRYSRIFPPIVTQMVSVGEQTGALDAMLTKLAEFYEDEVDAAVSDLLTALEPLLILLLGLLVGGIVISMYLPLFSLISKLSVL